In Deltaproteobacteria bacterium, the following are encoded in one genomic region:
- a CDS encoding leucyl/phenylalanyl-tRNA--protein transferase, translating into MAVYRLIDDPIFPDPQQANPDGLLAVGGDLSPERLLLAYRLGIFPWYEEGSPILWWSPPRRCVMDPAQFHVSRSLERLLRQGRFTVTFDRAFLAVMRACAETRIMEGKGTWITEDMIAAYCALHDAGFAHSAEAWSEGILAGGIYGVSLGAAFFGESMFKRATNASKVAFASLARKLSSWQFTLLDCQIANPHLQSLGSYEISRAEFLSRLAHALTFPSSTGRWG; encoded by the coding sequence ATGGCGGTTTATCGACTCATCGACGATCCGATTTTCCCCGACCCGCAGCAAGCGAACCCCGACGGGCTACTGGCGGTTGGCGGCGATTTATCCCCGGAGCGACTGCTGCTCGCCTATCGACTCGGCATCTTTCCCTGGTACGAAGAGGGCTCTCCCATCCTGTGGTGGAGTCCGCCGCGACGTTGTGTAATGGACCCGGCGCAGTTCCACGTCTCACGCAGTCTCGAACGCCTTCTGCGGCAAGGGCGCTTCACCGTTACCTTCGACCGCGCCTTCCTTGCAGTCATGCGCGCGTGCGCCGAAACCCGCATCATGGAAGGGAAAGGAACGTGGATCACCGAAGACATGATCGCCGCCTATTGCGCGCTCCACGATGCCGGCTTCGCCCATTCTGCCGAAGCCTGGAGTGAAGGGATACTGGCCGGTGGCATCTACGGTGTCAGCTTGGGTGCGGCCTTTTTTGGCGAGTCGATGTTTAAGCGCGCGACGAATGCGTCGAAAGTCGCTTTCGCCTCGCTGGCAAGGAAACTCAGCTCCTGGCAGTTTACGTTACTGGATTGCCAAATCGCTAATCCACACTTGCAAAGCCTCGGCAGTTATGAAATCTCTCGCGCTGAGTTCCTTAGCCGATTAGCGCATGCGTTGACGTTCCCGTCTTCCACAGGTAGATGGGGATAG
- a CDS encoding EthD domain-containing protein, with amino-acid sequence MIKLVACLRRLPGMDKAEFHRYWRHTHGPLVMSVTEFSRHVRKYVQGHTVDNPPPGFPPPSEPPYDGVAELWFDDLAAIGTAFAEPRYLEIIRPDELKFLDLANCRMTLVEEAPISG; translated from the coding sequence ATGATCAAGCTCGTCGCCTGTTTACGCCGCTTACCGGGCATGGATAAAGCGGAATTTCATCGCTACTGGAGGCACACACACGGGCCTCTGGTCATGAGCGTGACCGAGTTTTCTCGACACGTCCGGAAATATGTGCAAGGTCATACTGTCGATAATCCCCCCCCTGGATTTCCCCCACCGTCAGAGCCTCCTTACGACGGCGTCGCCGAGCTGTGGTTCGACGATCTCGCAGCCATCGGCACGGCGTTTGCCGAACCGCGCTACCTGGAAATCATTCGTCCGGACGAATTGAAATTCCTCGACCTCGCCAACTGCCGCATGACGCTGGTCGAAGAAGCGCCGATCTCCGGCTAA
- a CDS encoding phosphotransferase family protein, which produces MTSHTPPGWTEPETVSVRPEAVLDYDVVQRFLRDKLPHAEGQLDIVQFAGGHANLTYLVRFGEHEYVLRRPPSGPLAAGAYDMGREYRVLSALWPVFSPASRPYLFCDDSTILGAPFFVMERRRGLVIHTDMPPAYLHQPEAYRRLSEALVDTLVALHAIDPKAVGLETLGKPAGFVERQVTNWLKRWEQAHIFDVPLLDELGRWLLANLPHSQAPTLLHNDYKLDNAMVDPNDIARIIALFDWDQCTLGDPLVDLGLLLNYWTHADDTLGRRSFAQAPTALPGFYTRAELVERYTRQSGRDVAAMPFYETFALWKTAIVVMQLFVLYKNGQLQDERLAVFDQRVIALAEAAHAVAHS; this is translated from the coding sequence ATGACAAGTCACACCCCGCCGGGCTGGACAGAACCTGAAACTGTCTCCGTTCGCCCGGAGGCGGTTTTGGACTATGACGTGGTGCAGCGCTTCTTACGCGACAAACTTCCTCACGCCGAGGGACAGCTCGACATCGTCCAGTTCGCCGGCGGGCATGCCAATTTGACGTACTTAGTGCGGTTCGGTGAACACGAGTATGTGTTGCGCCGACCGCCGAGCGGTCCTCTCGCCGCCGGTGCCTACGACATGGGGCGGGAATATCGCGTGCTTTCGGCACTGTGGCCGGTCTTCTCCCCGGCCAGTCGCCCCTACCTGTTCTGCGACGACAGCACAATTCTTGGCGCACCGTTTTTTGTCATGGAGCGTCGTCGCGGGTTAGTCATCCATACAGACATGCCGCCAGCGTACCTGCACCAACCCGAGGCCTATCGCCGTTTGAGCGAAGCCCTCGTCGACACCTTAGTGGCCCTCCACGCGATCGACCCCAAAGCAGTGGGGCTTGAAACCCTGGGTAAGCCTGCTGGGTTTGTCGAGCGTCAAGTCACGAATTGGCTGAAACGCTGGGAGCAAGCACACATCTTCGACGTCCCGCTGCTAGATGAACTCGGGCGTTGGTTACTAGCCAACCTCCCCCACTCGCAAGCACCTACGCTGCTCCACAACGATTACAAGTTGGACAACGCGATGGTCGATCCCAACGATATCGCTCGTATTATTGCCTTGTTCGATTGGGACCAGTGCACGTTGGGCGACCCGCTCGTCGATCTTGGCTTGCTGCTCAATTACTGGACGCATGCCGACGACACCCTGGGCCGGCGGTCCTTCGCCCAAGCACCGACCGCGCTGCCAGGCTTTTACACGCGCGCAGAACTCGTGGAACGCTACACGAGGCAAAGCGGACGCGATGTCGCGGCCATGCCGTTTTACGAAACGTTCGCACTGTGGAAGACGGCGATTGTCGTCATGCAGCTTTTTGTTCTGTACAAGAATGGCCAACTGCAAGACGAACGCTTAGCCGTCTTCGATCAGCGCGTCATCGCGCTGGCGGAAGCTGCGCATGCGGTTGCGCACAGTTAG
- a CDS encoding rubrerythrin, with translation MATALSGTKTHDNLKHAFAGESQANRRYLYFARRADIEGYPDIGGLFRDTSEAETGHAFGHLDFLKEVGDPATGQPIGDTEKNLKAAVAGETYEYTEMYPGFAKTARDEGFEEVAEWFETLARAERSHAGRFAQGLNSLNS, from the coding sequence ATGGCAACAGCGCTCAGTGGCACCAAGACCCATGACAACCTGAAACACGCATTCGCGGGTGAGTCGCAAGCAAATCGTCGCTACCTTTATTTTGCCCGCCGTGCGGACATCGAAGGGTATCCCGACATCGGCGGCTTGTTCCGCGATACATCCGAAGCCGAGACTGGCCACGCCTTTGGCCATCTCGATTTTCTGAAAGAGGTTGGCGACCCGGCCACCGGACAGCCGATCGGCGATACCGAAAAGAATCTGAAGGCGGCGGTTGCCGGCGAGACCTACGAATACACCGAAATGTATCCTGGGTTCGCGAAGACGGCGCGCGACGAAGGATTTGAAGAAGTCGCCGAATGGTTCGAGACGTTAGCACGCGCCGAACGGTCGCACGCTGGACGTTTCGCGCAAGGACTCAATTCGTTGAATAGCTAA
- a CDS encoding DUF3501 family protein: MKKVTLDEILGLERYERERAEFRRRIIALKRQRRVAVGDSITFVFENRETILFQIQEMLRAERITDLDKVRFEVEVYNALIPGDGELSSTMFIEITEQARIRSELIRLIGIDKAVSLQIGDRFTIPAVFEAGRSTEDNLSAVQYVRFPFPPAAREAFRSGQQSAAIVIDHAHYRAKALFSPAVQNALAADLSADGA; encoded by the coding sequence ATGAAGAAAGTGACGTTGGACGAAATTCTCGGCCTGGAGCGGTACGAGCGGGAGCGGGCGGAGTTCCGTCGCCGCATTATTGCACTGAAGCGCCAGCGACGCGTCGCGGTGGGTGACTCCATCACCTTCGTGTTCGAGAATCGCGAGACGATCTTGTTCCAGATTCAGGAAATGCTAAGAGCCGAACGCATTACCGATCTCGATAAGGTGCGTTTCGAGGTCGAGGTCTATAACGCCCTGATTCCAGGAGACGGAGAATTGTCGAGCACGATGTTCATCGAGATTACCGAGCAAGCCCGCATTCGGTCGGAATTGATTCGCTTGATCGGCATCGACAAAGCCGTCTCTTTGCAGATTGGTGACCGGTTTACGATCCCCGCCGTGTTCGAAGCCGGACGGAGCACCGAGGATAATCTCAGCGCCGTGCAATACGTGCGTTTCCCGTTTCCGCCGGCCGCGCGGGAAGCGTTTCGGAGCGGGCAACAATCGGCAGCGATTGTCATCGACCATGCGCACTATCGGGCGAAAGCGCTCTTCTCGCCTGCCGTCCAGAATGCTTTGGCTGCGGATCTCTCGGCGGATGGTGCGTGA
- a CDS encoding transcriptional repressor: MRQLDRSNPVQKRMTRQLAAVYQAIVEDASHPSAEAIFQRVRHSLPHISLGTVYRNLQRLTEEGKVRVLLLEKRATRYDAVAAEHDHFICQQCGQVLDLLLERDRHIDVAPLVDQGLLVTTQSILLHGLCRQCGEKRMPTEPNACDPFKEGNVLPRGREPRDML, encoded by the coding sequence ATGCGACAACTCGATCGGTCGAATCCGGTGCAGAAGCGAATGACGCGGCAACTCGCGGCGGTGTACCAAGCCATCGTGGAGGATGCCTCGCATCCCAGTGCCGAAGCCATTTTTCAGCGGGTGCGACACTCCCTTCCGCATATCAGCTTGGGCACCGTGTATCGCAACTTGCAACGCCTCACCGAGGAAGGCAAAGTTCGCGTGCTTTTATTGGAGAAGCGCGCGACTCGCTACGATGCCGTCGCCGCCGAGCACGACCATTTTATTTGCCAACAGTGCGGACAGGTGCTCGATCTGCTCTTGGAACGAGATCGCCACATCGATGTCGCTCCGCTCGTGGACCAAGGCTTGCTCGTTACGACGCAGAGCATCTTGCTGCATGGTCTTTGCCGGCAATGCGGTGAAAAACGTATGCCGACCGAACCGAACGCTTGTGATCCATTCAAAGAGGGGAACGTCCTGCCCCGTGGACGAGAGCCGCGCGACATGTTGTAA
- a CDS encoding urate hydroxylase PuuD, translating into MDTQDVVQALYRWVHLVAGITWIGMLYFFNLINGHVTAALQPATRREVVPQLMPRALWWFRWGAMLTFLSGWLMIIWKYFLFGSGFYGDAGLFGSNAGLWIALGSLFGSIMWFNVWFLIWPAQQKLITWVQAGQAPDPATAKRALYASRTNTFLSVPMLFGMLAGAGHYPSIAFAPWFLVVIALGAALVYYLLFKFSAGVAKTWP; encoded by the coding sequence GTGGATACTCAGGATGTAGTGCAGGCTTTATACCGTTGGGTTCATCTAGTGGCGGGCATCACCTGGATTGGCATGCTCTATTTCTTTAATCTGATCAATGGGCATGTCACTGCGGCGCTCCAGCCGGCCACCAGGCGAGAAGTCGTGCCCCAGCTCATGCCGCGCGCACTCTGGTGGTTCCGTTGGGGAGCCATGCTCACGTTTCTTTCCGGCTGGCTGATGATTATTTGGAAGTATTTTCTGTTCGGGAGCGGATTCTATGGCGATGCCGGACTCTTCGGGTCGAATGCCGGGTTATGGATTGCGCTAGGCTCGCTGTTTGGGTCGATTATGTGGTTCAACGTGTGGTTCCTCATTTGGCCGGCGCAGCAGAAGCTGATCACCTGGGTACAAGCAGGGCAAGCGCCCGATCCCGCCACCGCCAAGCGCGCGTTGTACGCCTCGCGGACGAATACGTTTCTTTCCGTGCCGATGCTCTTCGGGATGTTGGCTGGTGCCGGACACTATCCTTCGATCGCTTTTGCGCCGTGGTTTCTGGTCGTGATCGCCCTTGGTGCCGCGCTGGTGTACTACCTGCTGTTCAAGTTCTCGGCTGGCGTGGCAAAGACCTGGCCATAG
- a CDS encoding carboxypeptidase regulatory-like domain-containing protein → MFQRSWLQALIGLSIVLSSACGGGDAPKASRQPTPLDLSTTGVITGVVRFEGTAPEQSIAQLSGWSECAGQHPEGNPKAGDILVNEGKLQNAMVYIKDGLGNRVFAFPSTPVVLDQKGCVFTPRVLGVQTDQPLQMLNSDPLSHNVHGLPKNSAAWNFSLGVKGMSRTTSVAKAEAVIEVKCDVHPWMRSYLGVFEHPYFMLSGADGAFALKDVPPGEYTVEAWHEIFGVQTQKVTLGAKETKTLEFTFQAGG, encoded by the coding sequence ATGTTTCAGAGGTCTTGGCTTCAGGCACTGATTGGTCTGAGTATTGTGCTAAGTTCGGCTTGTGGCGGGGGGGATGCCCCGAAAGCGTCTCGACAGCCGACGCCACTCGATCTGTCTACGACCGGCGTCATTACCGGCGTCGTTCGTTTCGAGGGAACAGCGCCCGAGCAATCTATCGCTCAACTGAGCGGCTGGTCGGAATGTGCCGGACAACATCCCGAAGGCAACCCCAAAGCCGGAGATATCCTCGTCAACGAGGGCAAGCTGCAAAACGCGATGGTGTACATCAAAGATGGGTTAGGGAATCGCGTGTTCGCTTTCCCCTCGACTCCGGTCGTGCTCGACCAAAAAGGATGTGTGTTCACCCCGCGCGTGCTTGGCGTGCAAACGGACCAGCCGCTCCAGATGTTGAACAGCGACCCGCTCTCGCACAATGTCCACGGCTTACCAAAAAACTCCGCCGCGTGGAATTTTAGCCTCGGCGTCAAAGGCATGTCGCGCACGACCTCGGTTGCGAAAGCGGAAGCCGTGATCGAAGTCAAATGCGATGTTCACCCCTGGATGCGATCGTACTTGGGCGTATTCGAGCACCCGTATTTTATGCTCAGTGGCGCGGATGGAGCGTTCGCCTTAAAAGATGTGCCGCCGGGCGAATACACCGTCGAAGCGTGGCATGAGATCTTTGGCGTGCAAACCCAGAAAGTCACCCTGGGCGCAAAAGAGACCAAGACGTTAGAGTTTACGTTTCAGGCAGGGGGATAA
- a CDS encoding thrombospondin type 3 repeat-containing protein — protein MSTHLKPAPRPESLLGAWHAQVAVTAKHSPWLVREMLRRKQELLPKFAECYRRLRALPRSTRRLLQRKWACSLAGAALLLAVGGREAHAGTTITVPAGDVAALIQALSDANSEVAPFDGADTIELTTSTFTLTTSNNSTYGATGLPVITSTITIAGNSSTITRSSVDAFRIFAIGGGGDLTLQETTVSGGLAGGGGGVSNHGTLTLTDSTISGNTASGGGGGVYNSGTLTLTDSTISGNSTDSYSFGGGVSNRYGTATLTDSTISGNTASIGGGGVFNLSSTLTLSRTLIAGNTAAVSGAEVYVHSFAPRTITADNFNLFGHNGLTNAQAFSGFPPGATDLTATSDGSDPTTLTEILDTTLQDNGGPTLTHALVTGSPAIDASPVDADCPATDQRGVTRPQGTACDIGAFEFISDVDGDGVPDASDNCPNDPNADQADLDGDDLGDVCDADDDNDGVADGGDNCSLVANPGQEDTDHDGIGNACDPQEEVCGNCLDDDNDGFADLVDPDCLPTNPLTVSKGSFALKPDPNKDQISLNANFPSVGVVLDPPTDGVAVSFFDADGGIECLAIPPNSAGWKVNKKGTMWSFKDAKDDSLGDPEADEKVIIKRNDKKGRYEITIAIKEAELIDPDAGLISSGIVIGDELRVNQQVWKSAAKSKKLVTP, from the coding sequence ATGTCCACACACCTCAAACCTGCCCCGAGACCGGAATCTCTGCTCGGAGCCTGGCATGCGCAAGTCGCCGTAACTGCCAAGCACAGCCCCTGGCTCGTGCGCGAGATGTTGCGTCGCAAACAAGAGCTATTGCCGAAATTCGCCGAGTGCTATCGACGATTGCGTGCTCTGCCGCGCAGTACGCGGCGACTGTTGCAACGCAAATGGGCGTGTTCGCTAGCCGGCGCTGCCTTGTTGCTGGCAGTGGGCGGAAGAGAAGCGCACGCGGGCACGACGATTACTGTTCCCGCAGGAGATGTGGCCGCCCTGATCCAGGCACTCAGCGATGCCAATAGTGAAGTTGCCCCGTTCGATGGTGCCGATACGATTGAGCTGACGACAAGCACCTTCACGCTGACCACCTCCAACAACAGCACGTATGGAGCTACTGGTCTGCCGGTCATTACCAGCACGATCACCATTGCGGGCAACTCCAGCACCATTACGCGCTCCAGTGTGGATGCCTTTCGCATTTTTGCTATTGGCGGCGGTGGCGATCTGACCCTGCAAGAGACCACGGTGAGTGGGGGCTTGGCTGGTGGAGGTGGCGGGGTATCCAATCACGGCACCCTAACCTTAACCGACAGCACGATCTCGGGTAATACCGCCAGCGGCGGCGGCGGCGGGGTGTACAATAGCGGCACCCTGACCCTGACCGATAGCACCATCTCGGGGAATAGCACGGACAGCTACAGCTTCGGCGGCGGGGTGTCCAATCGCTACGGCACGGCCACCCTGACTGACAGCACGATCTCGGGGAATACCGCCAGCATCGGCGGCGGCGGTGTGTTCAATCTCTCTAGCACGCTCACCCTGAGCCGGACCCTCATCGCGGGCAACACCGCCGCAGTCAGCGGGGCGGAGGTGTACGTTCACAGCTTCGCCCCCCGCACCATCACCGCCGACAATTTCAACTTGTTTGGCCATAATGGTCTAACTAACGCGCAAGCGTTCTCGGGATTTCCCCCGGGAGCGACCGATCTCACCGCTACTTCGGACGGCAGCGACCCAACTACCTTGACGGAGATTCTCGACACGACCTTGCAAGATAATGGCGGCCCGACCCTCACCCATGCCTTAGTCACCGGCAGCCCTGCCATCGACGCCAGCCCAGTCGATGCCGATTGTCCAGCCACGGACCAACGTGGCGTGACACGACCGCAAGGCACGGCCTGTGACATTGGCGCGTTTGAGTTCATCAGCGATGTAGATGGCGATGGCGTCCCCGACGCCTCTGATAATTGTCCAAACGATCCCAATGCGGATCAAGCTGACCTCGATGGTGACGACCTAGGCGATGTCTGCGACGCTGATGATGATAACGATGGTGTGGCGGATGGCGGTGACAACTGTTCGCTGGTGGCCAATCCGGGCCAAGAGGATACCGATCATGACGGCATCGGCAACGCATGTGATCCACAAGAAGAAGTGTGTGGCAACTGCCTCGACGATGATAACGACGGCTTTGCCGATTTAGTGGACCCTGATTGTTTGCCGACGAACCCGCTTACCGTTTCCAAAGGCAGCTTCGCGCTCAAGCCAGACCCCAACAAGGATCAAATCTCGCTCAACGCCAACTTCCCGTCTGTTGGGGTGGTGCTCGATCCGCCGACTGACGGCGTCGCGGTGAGCTTCTTTGATGCTGACGGCGGCATTGAATGCTTGGCGATTCCGCCCAACTCCGCCGGCTGGAAGGTGAATAAGAAAGGGACCATGTGGTCGTTCAAAGATGCCAAGGATGATTCCTTAGGTGATCCAGAAGCAGATGAGAAGGTGATTATCAAGCGCAATGACAAGAAAGGGCGGTATGAGATCACCATCGCTATCAAAGAAGCCGAGCTGATTGATCCAGACGCGGGGCTGATTTCGAGCGGTATCGTGATCGGCGATGAGCTGCGGGTGAATCAGCAGGTGTGGAAGTCCGCAGCCAAGAGCAAGAAGCTAGTGACGCCGTAG
- a CDS encoding type II toxin-antitoxin system PemK/MazF family toxin gives MTSLSRGDVVLVNFQFSDESGMKQRPALVLSTDRYHLGRKEVVVAAITSNVKRLLTGDHKMRAWREAGLLYPSVVTGIIRTVKQDMIGRRLGMIATTDLEAVTRKLREVLAL, from the coding sequence ATGACCAGCTTGAGTCGCGGTGACGTGGTTCTGGTCAATTTCCAGTTCTCCGATGAAAGTGGGATGAAGCAGCGACCAGCCCTGGTGCTCAGCACGGATCGCTATCATCTGGGCAGGAAGGAAGTAGTCGTCGCGGCTATCACCAGTAACGTGAAACGGCTGCTCACCGGCGATCACAAAATGCGAGCTTGGCGTGAAGCCGGGCTACTCTATCCCTCGGTCGTCACCGGGATCATTCGCACGGTCAAGCAAGACATGATCGGTCGACGCCTTGGAATGATAGCAACGACCGATCTCGAAGCGGTGACGCGCAAGTTACGAGAAGTCCTCGCACTCTAA
- a CDS encoding cation transporter, giving the protein MLHANDHNHDRRRLKLALVLTGGYCLVEFVGGWLTNSLALLSDAGHMLSDVSAMALSLFAAYIATLPVTSQKTFGYYRAEILAAFLNGLTLWLVAGIIFREAYYRFFTPPEVQGEGVLIVGSIGLIVNLLTAWMLHDAHQVNLNVRGVFLHVLSDALGSVGTIVAGSTILWTGWLWVDPMTSIFIGALILFSSFGLVRESVDILMQATPRHLDLAQIQHTMESISGVARVHDLHVWTLTSGLFTLTAHVVVNGASDHHALLDAIEQTIQERYGIDHTTLQLEPSDRQDNEPSHF; this is encoded by the coding sequence ATGCTGCACGCTAATGATCACAATCACGACCGCCGCCGACTGAAGCTTGCCCTGGTCCTGACTGGCGGTTATTGCCTCGTCGAATTCGTTGGCGGTTGGCTGACGAACAGCTTGGCGCTGCTCTCTGACGCCGGACATATGTTGTCCGATGTGTCCGCCATGGCGTTGTCGCTCTTCGCCGCGTATATCGCCACCCTCCCCGTCACCTCGCAGAAAACCTTCGGCTATTACCGCGCGGAAATTTTGGCGGCGTTCCTGAACGGCCTCACCTTGTGGCTGGTCGCCGGTATTATTTTTCGTGAAGCTTACTATCGATTCTTCACGCCGCCCGAGGTACAAGGCGAGGGCGTGCTTATCGTGGGCAGTATCGGCTTGATCGTGAATCTCCTGACGGCTTGGATGCTCCACGATGCGCATCAGGTGAACCTCAACGTCCGGGGCGTGTTTCTCCATGTTCTGAGCGACGCGCTCGGCTCGGTTGGCACCATCGTGGCTGGCAGCACCATTCTCTGGACCGGGTGGCTCTGGGTGGACCCGATGACCAGCATCTTCATTGGCGCTTTAATTCTCTTTAGCTCATTCGGATTGGTGCGCGAATCGGTCGACATCTTGATGCAAGCCACGCCCCGCCATCTCGATCTGGCACAGATTCAGCACACTATGGAATCCATTTCCGGGGTCGCGCGCGTTCACGACCTCCACGTATGGACGCTCACCTCCGGACTCTTCACTCTGACGGCGCATGTCGTCGTCAACGGTGCCTCCGATCACCACGCCCTGCTCGATGCCATCGAGCAAACCATCCAAGAACGTTACGGCATCGATCACACGACGCTCCAGCTCGAACCCTCGGACCGGCAAGACAACGAACCGTCGCACTTCTAA
- a CDS encoding TIGR03618 family F420-dependent PPOX class oxidoreductase, whose translation MAPSRQAFRRIVSAFFSLMLAVTQLPTLAHSAEDAAKPAQRKMLGGIQPFTTEQRDAFLAERRNATIATLNTKGDPQLTPVIFYWDGSAFYFSVTKETVKYRNLKRDPRVSVVVDDVLDHHCVLASGKAEIRENDIWEMTSKIVHKYYGKEEGDPYLENLKKQNRVLLVLKPKKMQAWGPKPLAQSAADTHK comes from the coding sequence ATGGCACCATCACGGCAAGCTTTTCGCAGAATCGTTTCCGCGTTCTTTTCGCTCATGCTCGCAGTTACCCAGCTGCCCACGCTCGCTCACAGCGCGGAAGACGCGGCAAAACCCGCGCAGCGCAAAATGCTCGGTGGCATTCAGCCGTTCACCACGGAGCAGCGGGACGCGTTCCTGGCCGAGAGGCGCAATGCAACCATCGCCACCCTCAACACCAAAGGCGACCCACAGCTCACTCCAGTCATTTTTTACTGGGATGGCTCGGCCTTTTACTTCTCAGTCACCAAAGAAACGGTGAAGTATCGCAACCTCAAACGGGACCCGCGGGTCAGCGTCGTTGTCGATGATGTGCTCGACCACCACTGCGTGCTCGCGTCCGGCAAAGCCGAGATTCGCGAGAACGATATCTGGGAGATGACGAGCAAGATCGTGCACAAATACTATGGCAAAGAAGAAGGCGACCCGTATCTGGAGAACCTGAAGAAACAAAATCGCGTGCTGCTCGTCCTCAAACCTAAAAAGATGCAGGCGTGGGGACCGAAGCCGTTGGCGCAGAGTGCGGCAGACACTCACAAGTAG
- a CDS encoding DASS family sodium-coupled anion symporter yields the protein MSESTPTQYERRQAIGLFVGLALFLLLLLLPPPAGMDIKAWRTTAATILIGTWWITEAVHPAVTALVPLAIFPFLRILTPQEVSAAYGDHVIFLFMGGFLIALAMEKWNLHTRVALQILSRVGSSPQTVSLGMMATTAAISMWVSNTATTMIMLPIVTAIIGHAESQGYDTKKGFGTALMLMIAYGASIGGVGTPVGTPPNVIFVGAFAKLFPAAPTITFSQWMLFGVPTVVVLTLLTWAYLAFFMFPFPASGWQTDRHFLQQRLHDLGPMSAQEKKVLAVSATTALLWIFREDLPLGSLTIPGWMHLLPAPINIQDSTVAMLMALLLFFIPADWKSGTFLLDWETAERLPWGVLILLGGGLALAAGVEKSGLASWLGSQLSLLGALSPLAGIFLVTLITAWVTEFASNTATITLMLPVLAATAKAMNMDPLLLMVPATFAASVCNFMLPSATGPNAIVFATGHVTVPQMVKAGIGLDLIGAAVLTLLVYFLGLPVFNVSLHGLPTWAH from the coding sequence ATGAGTGAGTCAACGCCTACACAGTACGAACGCCGCCAGGCCATCGGTCTTTTCGTCGGTCTGGCGCTTTTTCTTCTCTTGTTGCTCCTGCCGCCACCGGCGGGAATGGACATCAAGGCTTGGCGCACTACCGCTGCCACCATCTTGATCGGCACGTGGTGGATCACTGAGGCCGTTCACCCCGCTGTCACCGCCCTCGTGCCGCTAGCAATCTTTCCCTTTCTGCGTATCCTCACGCCGCAAGAGGTTTCTGCGGCCTACGGCGACCATGTCATCTTTCTATTCATGGGAGGCTTCTTAATCGCGCTGGCGATGGAGAAATGGAACCTCCATACCCGCGTCGCCTTGCAGATTCTTAGCCGCGTGGGCTCGTCACCGCAAACCGTGTCGCTCGGCATGATGGCCACCACGGCGGCCATCTCGATGTGGGTGTCGAACACCGCCACCACCATGATCATGCTGCCGATCGTGACCGCGATCATCGGCCACGCCGAGTCTCAGGGCTATGACACCAAGAAGGGATTCGGTACGGCGCTGATGCTTATGATCGCATACGGCGCATCCATCGGCGGGGTCGGCACGCCAGTCGGCACCCCGCCCAACGTGATCTTCGTCGGCGCGTTCGCCAAGCTGTTCCCGGCTGCCCCGACTATCACCTTTTCGCAGTGGATGCTCTTCGGCGTCCCGACAGTTGTGGTGTTGACTCTGTTGACGTGGGCGTATCTCGCCTTCTTCATGTTTCCATTTCCTGCAAGCGGCTGGCAAACGGATCGGCATTTCCTCCAGCAGCGTTTGCATGACCTCGGTCCCATGAGTGCGCAAGAAAAGAAAGTCCTGGCCGTTTCGGCCACCACCGCCTTGTTGTGGATCTTTCGCGAAGACCTGCCGCTCGGAAGCCTCACCATTCCGGGCTGGATGCATCTGCTTCCTGCTCCTATCAACATCCAAGACTCCACTGTCGCCATGCTGATGGCCTTGTTGTTGTTCTTCATCCCGGCGGATTGGAAGTCCGGCACGTTTTTGCTGGATTGGGAAACTGCGGAACGCCTGCCGTGGGGCGTGCTCATTTTACTCGGCGGCGGATTAGCCCTCGCGGCCGGCGTAGAAAAATCTGGACTCGCGTCGTGGCTAGGCTCGCAGCTTTCCTTGCTCGGTGCTCTTTCCCCCCTGGCTGGTATTTTTCTGGTGACGCTCATCACGGCCTGGGTCACCGAGTTCGCCAGCAACACCGCTACGATTACGTTGATGTTGCCGGTACTCGCCGCTACCGCCAAAGCCATGAATATGGACCCATTGCTTCTGATGGTCCCCGCTACATTCGCCGCTTCCGTGTGCAACTTCATGCTGCCATCCGCCACCGGCCCCAACGCCATCGTGTTCGCCACCGGTCACGTCACCGTTCCCCAGATGGTGAAGGCCGGCATCGGTCTCGATCTTATTGGCGCGGCGGTGCTCACGCTCCTCGTCTATTTCTTGGGCTTGCCGGTCTTCAATGTTTCGCTGCATGGCCTCCCCACGTGGGCGCACTAG